The following coding sequences lie in one Apium graveolens cultivar Ventura chromosome 3, ASM990537v1, whole genome shotgun sequence genomic window:
- the LOC141711082 gene encoding uncharacterized protein LOC141711082 gives YTQLKRIIVCLIGGGIRIRVNFVITMAVSDVVARNLTMLYLMVIAVVKIYGLTTGRSYAGGFVLLISTVVVLAILIVTLTWDVSRKATCVLTPDFEDKVHDHHVCRGGICWHGVSVKSPASQLRFRILQHDQAQAHNNIRM, from the coding sequence TACACACAATTAAAACGAATAATTGTGTGTTTGATCGGTGGCGGAATTAGAATTCGAGTAAATTTCGTTATTACTATGGCAGTTTCTGACGTGGTGGCGCGGAACTTGACCATGTTGTACTTGATGGTAATAGCAGTTGTTAAAATTTATGGTCTAACAACCGGCCGGAGTTATGCAGGGGGGTTTGTGCTGCTGATATCCACGGTGGTTGTGTTAGCCATATTGATTGTCACGCTGACGTGGGATGTTTCTCGTAAGGCCACGTGTGTGCTGACACCGGATTTTGAAGATAAGGTGCATGATCATCATGTATGTCGAGGTGGCATCTGCTGGCACGGTGTTTCTGTCAAGTCGCCGGCGTCTCAGCTCCGATTTAGAATCTTGCAACATGATCAAGCTCAAGCACACAACAATATTCGCATGTAA